In the genome of Desulfuromonas acetexigens, one region contains:
- a CDS encoding Smr/MutS family protein, giving the protein MDEDFEELEPVELPIDGVLDLHTFQPREVGTLIPDYLAACREKGIFDVRIIHGKGQGILQRRVHAILGRLPEVAAFRLADGSGGGWGATLVRLKQEEG; this is encoded by the coding sequence GTGGACGAGGATTTCGAGGAATTGGAGCCGGTCGAGCTGCCCATCGACGGGGTGCTTGACCTGCATACCTTTCAGCCCCGCGAAGTCGGCACGCTCATCCCCGACTATCTTGCGGCCTGCCGGGAAAAGGGCATTTTCGACGTGCGCATCATTCACGGCAAGGGGCAGGGGATCCTGCAACGACGGGTTCATGCGATTCTCGGGCGTCTGCCCGAGGTCGCGGCCTTCCGCCTGGCGGACGGCTCCGGCGGCGGCTGGGGGGCGACGCTGGTTCGGCTCAAGCAGGAGGAAGGGTAG
- a CDS encoding NINE protein, with amino-acid sequence MPLLDGTHGNLIGYLLWIFGFTGSHRFYYGRPISGTIYFFTFGLFLIGWIVDLFLIPSMADKAENRYSQGRYDYNLAWLLLTYLGLFGVHRMYIGKWITGLLYLVSGGLLGVGYIYDYWTWNDQVADANRS; translated from the coding sequence ATGCCCCTGCTCGACGGCACCCACGGCAATCTCATCGGCTATCTGCTCTGGATCTTCGGCTTCACCGGCTCGCACCGCTTCTATTACGGCCGGCCGATTTCCGGCACCATCTACTTCTTCACCTTTGGACTCTTTCTCATCGGTTGGATTGTCGACCTCTTTCTCATCCCCTCCATGGCCGACAAGGCCGAAAACCGCTACAGCCAGGGGCGCTACGATTACAACCTGGCCTGGTTGCTGCTCACCTATCTCGGCCTCTTCGGCGTCCATCGCATGTACATCGGCAAGTGGATCACCGGGTTGCTCTACCTCGTCTCCGGTGGGCTGCTCGGCGTCGGCTACATCTACGACTACTGGACCTGGAACGACCAGGTGGCGGACGCCAACCGGAGTTGA
- a CDS encoding serine protein kinase PrkA: MDRIEKALDLVVKRMSEWEPLAPMPFEEFLKVLTEQPDRVLRNAFQIFHDLVKSHVAEGLDEYPNDPESIHYMHYNCSKLFVEGTDNPFFADRLFANRLVSLVESLKRGAQQNKIYIFEGPPGSGKSTFLNNLLLKFERYANTAEGRRYEVVWRLSRKNLASIPARNADHFLDKLSHLLDEYEFGQNELIETKEAMYASEDYVEVPCPSHDNPILMIPKSLRREFFEQLFDDPATRERLLTDKEFEWVFRGTPCTICRSLYLALLEKVGNPLDVYRMIFARPYQFSRSLGEGISVFTPGDKPVKQNILTNDILQNRINTLLRDSNKVKYLFSRYAKTNNGIYALMDIKSHNTERLIELHNIISEGLHKVEDTEENVNSLFIALMNPEDKQNIQGFQSFLDRIEYIKVPYVLDLNTEVEIYRNTFGTHIDNSFLPRVLHNFARVIISTRLKSHSPAMSEWIAHPVKYRHYCDDNLMLLKMEIYTGNIPKWLDDEDVKRLTAKRRRNIIAESELEGDKGLSGRDSLKIFNDFFSTYARKDKLIDMSILVKYFTKVRTDLATVVTESILDSLTRMYDYTVLQEVKESLYSYNEEQISRDIRNYLFAVNFKLGSKEVCTFTGEKLEITEELLAGIESRLLGSGASSDSRHLFRKDVQKEYTVKALTQEMMLEGRKIIETSLYQTLRERYIHNLKERVLDPFLENENFRRAIKDFGKEDFKTYDQRIRDDVTFLITNLCARYQYTRHGAKEVCIYVIDNDIARQFAA, from the coding sequence ATGGATCGTATCGAAAAGGCACTGGATCTGGTCGTCAAACGCATGAGCGAGTGGGAGCCCCTCGCGCCCATGCCCTTCGAGGAGTTTCTCAAAGTGTTGACCGAGCAGCCCGACCGGGTGCTGCGCAACGCCTTTCAGATCTTTCACGATCTGGTGAAGAGTCACGTCGCGGAAGGTCTCGACGAATACCCCAACGATCCTGAATCGATCCATTACATGCATTACAACTGCTCCAAGCTCTTCGTCGAGGGGACGGACAACCCCTTCTTCGCCGACCGTCTTTTCGCCAACCGCCTCGTTTCCCTGGTCGAATCGCTCAAGCGTGGCGCCCAGCAGAACAAGATCTACATCTTCGAAGGTCCGCCGGGGAGCGGCAAGAGTACCTTTCTCAACAATCTGCTGCTCAAGTTCGAGCGCTACGCCAACACCGCCGAAGGGCGGCGCTACGAGGTGGTCTGGCGCCTGAGCCGGAAGAATCTCGCCAGCATCCCGGCGCGCAACGCCGATCACTTTCTCGACAAGCTCTCCCATCTGCTTGACGAATACGAATTCGGCCAGAACGAGCTGATCGAGACCAAGGAGGCGATGTACGCTTCCGAGGATTACGTCGAGGTCCCCTGTCCCAGCCACGACAACCCGATCCTGATGATCCCCAAGTCCCTGCGTCGCGAATTTTTCGAGCAACTCTTCGACGATCCCGCCACCCGGGAGCGGCTGCTGACGGACAAGGAATTCGAATGGGTCTTTCGCGGCACCCCCTGCACCATCTGCCGTTCCCTCTACCTGGCCCTGTTAGAGAAGGTCGGCAATCCCCTCGATGTCTACCGCATGATCTTCGCCCGACCCTATCAGTTCAGCCGCAGTCTCGGCGAGGGGATCAGCGTCTTCACCCCCGGCGACAAGCCGGTCAAGCAGAACATCCTGACCAACGACATTCTGCAGAACCGCATCAATACCCTGCTGCGCGACAGCAACAAGGTCAAGTACCTCTTCTCCCGCTACGCCAAAACCAACAATGGCATCTATGCCCTGATGGACATCAAGTCGCACAACACCGAACGCTTGATCGAATTGCACAACATTATCAGCGAAGGGCTGCATAAGGTCGAAGACACGGAGGAAAACGTCAATTCCCTTTTCATCGCCCTGATGAATCCCGAGGACAAACAGAATATCCAGGGCTTCCAATCGTTTCTCGACCGCATCGAATATATCAAGGTGCCCTATGTCCTCGACCTCAACACCGAGGTGGAGATCTACCGCAACACATTCGGTACCCATATCGACAACAGCTTCCTCCCCCGGGTGCTGCACAACTTCGCCCGGGTCATCATCTCGACGCGGCTGAAGAGCCACAGCCCGGCCATGAGCGAGTGGATCGCCCATCCGGTCAAGTACCGCCACTACTGCGACGACAACCTGATGTTGCTGAAGATGGAGATCTATACCGGCAACATTCCCAAGTGGCTCGACGACGAGGATGTCAAGCGCCTCACCGCCAAGCGCCGACGCAACATCATCGCCGAATCGGAGCTGGAAGGGGACAAGGGCCTCTCCGGGCGGGATTCCCTGAAGATTTTCAACGACTTCTTCTCGACCTACGCGCGCAAGGACAAGCTCATCGATATGTCGATCCTGGTGAAATACTTTACCAAGGTGCGCACCGACCTGGCGACGGTGGTGACCGAAAGCATCCTCGATTCGCTGACGCGCATGTACGACTACACGGTGCTGCAAGAGGTCAAGGAATCCCTCTATTCTTACAACGAGGAGCAGATTTCCCGGGACATCCGCAACTACCTCTTCGCCGTCAACTTCAAGCTCGGATCCAAGGAGGTCTGCACCTTCACCGGCGAGAAGCTGGAAATCACCGAAGAACTTCTTGCCGGCATTGAAAGCCGCCTGCTCGGCTCCGGCGCGAGCAGCGACAGCCGCCACCTTTTCCGCAAGGACGTGCAGAAGGAATACACAGTCAAGGCCCTGACCCAGGAAATGATGCTCGAAGGGCGCAAGATCATCGAGACCAGCCTCTATCAGACCCTGCGCGAGCGCTACATCCACAATCTCAAGGAGCGCGTCCTCGACCCCTTCCTCGAAAACGAAAATTTCCGTCGGGCGATCAAGGATTTCGGCAAGGAGGATTTCAAGACCTACGACCAGCGCATCCGCGATGACGTCACCTTTCTCATCACCAACCTCTGCGCCCGCTACCAGTACACCCGTCACGGCGCCAAGGAAGTCTGCATCTACGTCATCGACAACGACATTGCCCGCCAGTTCGCCGCCTGA
- a CDS encoding SpoVR family protein, which translates to MQLIDQHTKRIMEGCKERARSAGLRFDNETLEYIVTNRDLLELSPKVMIPTLYDYWVQDVEVLKEKGRYELYPGNPYETVINTRPAISFYNDNNPDWLNVMIFYHVLGHIDFFQNNSFFQHTWNFDLTGRALADKRLINRLRSEKGRWVDYVIEFSRGIDNLVGYYDDLARADGPAAGSGSTRVDYYFDVFLQNRSKAKISFYVKEIERYNQCRREFGSQCEAAFFAEVASRHPEFEALYEKSRRAPAPRRRDLLQYLMDHSPFLNKEENRWMKSVMEVVRSTSVYFQPQIRTKIMNEGWASYWHEKLFMEDERISGHEIEFARAHAGVTAMPRVGMNPYALGMRLFQYLEEMADKGRMSYDFERLRDSHERESFNAGLGAGKQTIFAIRENLSDFLFINRFIDQDFVDRYRLFVADRRLNRERGTWEIYVKSRKAEDYRKMVLDSLYHPPAIEVVKGESGETLKLDHRFEGKPLIGEYLSNTLMGIEFLWGAPVQLETSEVERERPSEVDGGWGPATAPEPETPRKLRWQRVSYTMKDRQLSRYVLGAVEA; encoded by the coding sequence ATGCAACTCATCGACCAGCATACCAAGAGGATCATGGAGGGCTGCAAGGAGCGGGCGCGGTCGGCCGGGCTGCGTTTCGACAACGAGACCCTCGAATATATCGTGACCAATCGCGATCTGCTTGAACTCTCGCCCAAGGTCATGATTCCGACCCTGTACGACTACTGGGTGCAGGATGTGGAGGTGCTCAAGGAGAAGGGGCGCTACGAACTCTATCCCGGTAATCCCTACGAGACGGTCATCAACACCCGCCCGGCCATTTCCTTCTACAACGACAACAATCCCGATTGGCTCAACGTGATGATTTTCTATCACGTTCTCGGCCACATCGATTTCTTCCAGAACAACAGCTTCTTCCAGCACACCTGGAATTTCGACCTGACCGGCCGGGCGCTGGCTGACAAGCGCCTGATCAACCGCCTGCGTTCCGAAAAGGGGCGGTGGGTCGATTACGTCATCGAATTCTCCCGGGGGATCGACAATCTGGTCGGCTACTACGACGACTTGGCGCGGGCTGACGGCCCCGCCGCCGGCAGCGGCTCAACCCGGGTCGACTATTATTTCGACGTCTTTCTGCAGAACCGCAGCAAGGCCAAAATCAGCTTCTACGTCAAGGAGATCGAACGTTACAACCAGTGCCGGCGCGAGTTCGGCAGCCAGTGCGAGGCGGCCTTTTTCGCCGAGGTGGCGAGCCGCCATCCCGAGTTCGAGGCCCTTTACGAGAAGAGCCGCCGCGCCCCCGCCCCCCGGCGGCGGGATCTGCTGCAATATCTGATGGACCACTCCCCCTTTCTCAACAAGGAAGAAAACCGCTGGATGAAGTCGGTGATGGAGGTGGTGCGTTCGACCTCCGTCTACTTCCAGCCGCAGATCCGCACCAAGATCATGAACGAGGGTTGGGCCAGCTACTGGCACGAAAAGCTCTTCATGGAGGATGAGCGCATCAGCGGTCACGAAATCGAGTTCGCCCGCGCCCACGCTGGTGTGACGGCGATGCCGCGGGTAGGGATGAACCCCTACGCCCTGGGCATGCGCCTCTTCCAGTATCTGGAGGAAATGGCCGACAAGGGGCGGATGAGTTACGACTTCGAGCGCCTGCGCGACAGCCATGAGCGGGAAAGCTTCAATGCCGGACTCGGCGCCGGCAAACAGACGATCTTCGCCATCCGCGAGAATCTCAGCGATTTTCTCTTCATCAACCGCTTCATCGACCAGGATTTCGTCGACCGCTACCGGCTCTTCGTCGCCGACCGGCGTCTGAACCGCGAGCGCGGCACCTGGGAGATCTACGTCAAGAGCCGCAAGGCCGAGGACTACCGGAAAATGGTCCTCGACAGTCTCTACCACCCGCCGGCGATCGAGGTGGTTAAAGGGGAATCCGGCGAAACCCTGAAGCTCGATCATCGCTTCGAGGGGAAGCCGCTGATCGGGGAATATCTGTCTAATACCCTGATGGGGATCGAATTTCTCTGGGGCGCGCCGGTGCAACTGGAGACCAGCGAGGTCGAACGGGAGCGGCCCTCCGAGGTGGATGGCGGTTGGGGGCCGGCGACGGCGCCGGAGCCGGAAACCCCGCGCAAGCTGCGCTGGCAGCGGGTCAGTTACACCATGAAGGACCGTCAGCTCAGCCGTTACGTGCTGGGCGCGGTCGAGGCCTGA
- a CDS encoding DUF444 family protein → MASHALRARSLDQLLERDKRREEDGFPRKIRVGRMIRPGRGGDDKVVVVPTTVEEKLMHDPTFQPPEEGAPDGGSGEGEEGEVIGEAPVRPAPGEGEGGAGQGGGGGHEIESSAYDLGRILSEQFALPNLRDKGKKRALSRYVYDLTDRNRGFGQILDKKATLRSVLKTNLALGNIPDVENIDTTGLLIAPNDKIYRVLSREKDYESQALVFFLRDYSGSMAGKSTDIVVTQHVLIYSWLLYQYEKQVETRFILHDVDAREVPDFYSYYNSKVAGGTKVASAYRMVNEIVDKESLAKDYNIYVFHGTDGDDWDSTGAEALEELKKMLGYVSRIGITVAEHYSTQSTSGSTEVQRYLRSSGLLEAHPELLRLDVMGEDAQEPRLIEGIKTLIS, encoded by the coding sequence ATGGCCTCCCATGCCCTGCGCGCCCGTTCCCTCGACCAGTTGCTGGAGCGTGACAAGCGCCGGGAGGAGGACGGCTTTCCCCGCAAGATCCGCGTTGGGCGCATGATCCGACCCGGCCGGGGCGGGGACGACAAGGTCGTGGTGGTGCCGACCACCGTCGAAGAGAAGCTGATGCACGATCCGACCTTCCAGCCGCCGGAAGAGGGGGCGCCGGACGGCGGTTCCGGCGAGGGCGAGGAAGGCGAGGTCATCGGCGAGGCGCCGGTACGGCCCGCGCCGGGCGAGGGGGAGGGCGGAGCTGGGCAGGGCGGAGGCGGCGGCCACGAGATCGAGTCGAGCGCCTACGATCTCGGGCGCATCCTTTCCGAGCAGTTCGCCCTTCCCAACCTGCGCGACAAGGGGAAAAAGCGCGCGCTCTCCCGCTACGTCTACGATCTCACCGACCGCAATCGCGGCTTCGGCCAGATCCTCGACAAGAAGGCGACCTTGCGCAGCGTGCTCAAGACCAACCTCGCCTTGGGCAATATCCCCGACGTAGAGAACATCGACACCACCGGCCTGCTGATCGCCCCCAACGACAAAATCTATCGGGTCCTGTCCCGGGAGAAGGATTACGAATCCCAGGCCCTGGTCTTCTTCCTCCGCGACTATTCCGGTTCCATGGCCGGCAAGTCCACCGACATTGTCGTGACCCAGCATGTGCTCATCTACAGCTGGCTGCTCTACCAGTACGAAAAGCAGGTGGAGACGCGCTTTATTCTGCATGACGTCGATGCCCGCGAGGTGCCGGACTTCTACAGCTACTACAACTCGAAGGTGGCGGGGGGGACGAAGGTGGCCTCGGCCTACCGCATGGTCAACGAAATCGTCGATAAAGAAAGTCTGGCCAAGGATTACAACATCTACGTCTTCCACGGCACCGACGGCGACGACTGGGATTCCACCGGCGCCGAGGCGCTCGAAGAGTTGAAGAAGATGCTCGGCTACGTCAGCCGCATCGGCATCACCGTCGCCGAGCACTACAGCACCCAGAGCACCAGCGGCTCGACCGAGGTGCAGCGCTACCTGCGCTCTTCCGGTCTGCTCGAAGCCCATCCCGAGCTGCTCCGGCTCGACGTCATGGGCGAGGACGCCCAGGAGCCGCGCCTGATCGAGGGGATCAAAACGCTGATTTCTTGA
- a CDS encoding serine protein kinase, whose protein sequence is MTNRKNKGEPGSLLHHLQAVKDGTRRFENAFQGVARMILEKPIEKVVVNGKTTYDFQIFREGRKHVIGMYDEINSFVSFVKDAAEGGSSKEMAFVLVGEPGNGKTYFVEFLCGKYREFIAREENRKYTFQFVGLDKLGSYGRIGVIESQTYEDPLILAMNLFDSPAETREFLARQGFSDKALDDLYLNYRPLGACSAYIWNDLRTHAGGDLDAMLGFIKVVPVPLTESLGTVTGKYAAKDKITSSAVDLLGEESIQRLLHISDTNNPYRFDLRRGALARVAGGGIHFSDEIYKNKKDLVQVYLGVIQNRVIEIDGYRWPIDSLIIATSNNAEFNRFLAEKEEAPIVDRCRICYVSHNTNYRMQKHLTAYAIGSDTKTTLTREDLHQDPNLNYAASIGVILSRLPHSEKLTPVETMKLAAGEVAGEKSLKALAEVIDKLNQDPDITKRFGQRGLGQRNLGRAIQLLVESSETNEGRCMVAYDVFGAIERVILDYVADAHDRAKYLEDLKVARGLYRERVMTEMFNAYMDEPYAIRKDVMNYVNTIIGIDAENLGPDKMWKYKDPQTGELRALKIDERYVHNVEDRLGLKTEEQRDAFRTSVRKIYGQKISVDPNYDFMDNLELVKAVTDVRLKSDIAGAGSLIGALANRTNEENQKLYDRMIDTMLGKLGYCRTCAQKTIEYFCTQEDEG, encoded by the coding sequence ATGACCAACCGAAAAAACAAAGGGGAGCCGGGTTCGCTGCTGCATCACCTGCAAGCGGTCAAGGACGGAACGCGCCGTTTCGAGAACGCCTTTCAGGGCGTGGCCCGCATGATTCTTGAAAAGCCCATCGAAAAGGTCGTGGTCAACGGCAAGACCACCTACGACTTCCAGATCTTCCGCGAGGGGCGCAAGCACGTCATCGGCATGTACGACGAGATCAACAGTTTCGTCTCCTTCGTCAAAGATGCCGCCGAGGGCGGTTCGTCGAAAGAGATGGCCTTTGTCCTGGTCGGCGAACCGGGCAATGGCAAGACTTACTTCGTCGAGTTTCTCTGTGGCAAGTACCGCGAGTTCATCGCCCGGGAGGAAAACCGCAAATATACCTTCCAGTTCGTCGGCCTCGATAAGTTGGGGAGCTACGGGCGGATCGGCGTGATCGAATCGCAGACCTACGAAGATCCCCTGATCCTGGCCATGAATCTCTTCGACAGCCCGGCCGAAACCCGCGAATTTCTTGCCCGCCAGGGTTTTTCCGATAAAGCCCTCGACGATCTTTATCTCAACTATCGCCCCCTGGGGGCGTGCAGCGCCTATATCTGGAACGATCTGCGTACCCATGCCGGTGGCGATCTCGACGCCATGCTCGGCTTCATCAAGGTGGTGCCGGTCCCGCTGACCGAAAGCCTCGGCACCGTCACCGGCAAGTACGCCGCCAAGGACAAGATCACCTCCAGCGCCGTCGACCTGCTCGGCGAGGAGTCGATCCAGCGCCTGCTCCATATCAGCGACACCAACAACCCCTACCGTTTCGACTTGCGGCGCGGCGCCCTGGCGCGGGTGGCGGGGGGCGGCATCCACTTCTCCGACGAAATCTATAAGAACAAGAAGGACCTGGTGCAGGTCTACCTCGGCGTCATCCAGAACCGGGTGATCGAGATCGATGGCTACCGCTGGCCCATCGATTCCCTCATCATCGCCACCAGCAACAACGCCGAATTCAACCGCTTTCTCGCCGAGAAGGAAGAGGCGCCCATCGTCGACCGCTGCCGCATCTGCTACGTTTCCCACAACACCAATTACCGCATGCAGAAGCACCTGACCGCCTACGCCATCGGCAGCGACACCAAGACCACCCTGACCCGCGAGGACCTCCATCAGGATCCGAATCTCAACTACGCCGCCTCTATCGGCGTAATCCTCTCGCGGCTGCCCCACTCGGAAAAACTGACGCCGGTGGAAACGATGAAGCTGGCGGCCGGCGAGGTGGCCGGCGAGAAGAGCCTCAAGGCTCTGGCCGAGGTGATCGACAAGCTCAATCAGGACCCCGACATCACCAAGCGTTTCGGCCAGCGCGGCCTCGGCCAGCGCAACCTCGGGCGGGCGATCCAGCTGCTGGTAGAGAGTTCCGAGACCAACGAGGGGCGTTGCATGGTTGCCTACGACGTCTTTGGCGCCATCGAGCGGGTGATTCTCGACTACGTCGCCGACGCCCACGACCGGGCCAAGTATCTGGAGGATCTCAAGGTCGCCCGGGGCCTCTACCGGGAACGGGTGATGACCGAAATGTTCAACGCCTACATGGACGAGCCCTACGCCATCCGCAAGGACGTGATGAACTACGTCAACACCATCATCGGCATCGACGCCGAGAACCTCGGGCCGGACAAAATGTGGAAGTACAAGGATCCCCAGACCGGCGAGCTGCGGGCGCTGAAGATCGATGAACGTTACGTGCACAACGTCGAGGACCGCCTCGGTCTGAAAACCGAGGAGCAGCGCGACGCCTTTCGCACCTCGGTACGCAAGATCTACGGGCAGAAGATCTCCGTCGATCCCAATTACGATTTCATGGATAACCTCGAACTGGTCAAGGCGGTCACCGACGTGCGCCTCAAGTCGGATATCGCCGGCGCCGGCAGCCTGATCGGGGCGCTGGCCAACCGCACCAACGAGGAAAACCAGAAGCTCTACGACCGCATGATCGACACCATGCTGGGCAAACTCGGCTACTGCCGCACCTGCGCCCAGAAGACGATCGAGTATTTCTGTACCCAGGAGGATGAGGGGTAG
- a CDS encoding NifU family protein has protein sequence MKQKVQEALNLVRPALQADGGDVELIDVTEDGIVKVRLQGACGSCPMSTMTLKMGIERTLKEKVPGVKEVVQA, from the coding sequence ATGAAACAGAAAGTGCAAGAGGCTTTGAACCTGGTACGTCCCGCTCTGCAGGCCGACGGTGGCGATGTGGAACTGATCGACGTGACCGAAGACGGCATCGTCAAAGTGCGTCTGCAAGGTGCCTGCGGGTCCTGTCCGATGTCGACCATGACCCTGAAAATGGGGATCGAGCGCACCCTGAAAGAGAAGGTGCCCGGGGTCAAGGAAGTGGTTCAGGCCTGA
- a CDS encoding class I SAM-dependent methyltransferase, which yields MNEPMSVAGRPELEAFIRERIDAGGGITFAEFMGHCLYHPEYGYYMAPRDRIGKGGDFFTSTSVHSAFGRLICRQLEEMWHLLGKGPFTIAEQGAGEGHLCLDILDAAAAEHPEFYQALQYALVEISPDHQQRQKTLLAKHEAHLRWCTLDELAGMEGCFLTNELVDAFPVHLVEQRDGRLQEIYVVDREGAFVEELRAPSTPEIEAHLAGLGVTLIDGQRTEVNLEAPRWMARVGAVLKRGFVITIDYGYPAADRYAPWRQGGTLMCYHRHTSNENPYQGVGNQDITAHIDFTTLERVGKEQGLTPFFFGEQCRFLIGLGFVDVLVEMEAHAADEKEARVLRLTLKNLIMPDGGMGDTFKVLVQGKEVGEPKLLCARSLAELPLPPMF from the coding sequence ATGAACGAACCAATGTCCGTGGCCGGTCGGCCGGAGCTGGAAGCCTTTATCCGTGAGCGGATCGACGCCGGCGGCGGGATCACCTTCGCCGAATTCATGGGCCACTGTCTCTATCATCCCGAATACGGCTATTACATGGCCCCCCGCGACCGCATCGGCAAGGGGGGGGATTTCTTTACCTCGACCAGCGTCCATTCGGCCTTCGGTCGGCTGATTTGCCGGCAGCTGGAGGAGATGTGGCACCTGCTCGGCAAAGGGCCTTTCACCATCGCCGAACAGGGGGCGGGGGAGGGGCATCTGTGTCTCGACATTCTCGACGCGGCCGCCGCCGAGCATCCGGAGTTTTATCAGGCCCTGCAGTACGCCCTGGTGGAGATCAGTCCCGATCATCAGCAGCGGCAGAAGACCCTGCTCGCCAAGCACGAGGCGCATCTGCGCTGGTGCACGCTGGATGAGCTGGCGGGGATGGAAGGCTGCTTTCTCACCAACGAGCTGGTCGATGCCTTCCCCGTGCATCTGGTGGAGCAGCGGGACGGTCGCCTGCAAGAGATCTATGTTGTCGACCGGGAGGGCGCTTTCGTCGAGGAGCTGCGCGCCCCGTCCACGCCCGAAATCGAGGCGCATCTTGCCGGGCTGGGGGTGACTCTGATCGACGGGCAGCGCACCGAAGTCAATCTCGAGGCGCCGCGCTGGATGGCCCGGGTCGGCGCCGTCCTCAAGCGCGGCTTCGTCATCACCATCGATTACGGCTATCCGGCGGCGGATCGCTACGCCCCCTGGCGCCAGGGCGGCACCCTGATGTGCTACCACCGCCATACCTCCAACGAAAATCCCTACCAGGGGGTCGGCAATCAGGACATCACCGCCCATATCGATTTCACCACCTTGGAGCGGGTGGGGAAAGAGCAGGGGCTGACGCCGTTCTTTTTCGGCGAGCAGTGCCGCTTTCTCATCGGCCTCGGCTTTGTCGACGTGCTGGTCGAGATGGAGGCCCACGCCGCCGATGAAAAAGAGGCGCGGGTCTTGCGCCTGACCCTGAAGAATCTGATCATGCCCGACGGCGGCATGGGCGATACCTTCAAGGTGCTGGTGCAGGGCAAGGAAGTCGGCGAGCCGAAGCTGCTCTGCGCGCGGAGTCTGGCAGAGTTGCCGTTGCCGCCGATGTTCTAG
- a CDS encoding c-type cytochrome has translation MFRLFLRVFLMLFNGRTLLTIISPALLLGLLLGCDQDSRRNVTQQPPPPATAAPAGSTDLELFREGAVLFSDLCTSCHGSGGNGRGSRRGPSLQRSELTYGNSREEIIESIRKGRPGGMPSYGHVFDDRQLEALSRYIISLKP, from the coding sequence ATGTTCCGACTTTTCCTGAGGGTTTTTTTGATGCTATTCAACGGTCGCACTCTCCTGACGATCATCTCTCCAGCCCTCCTTTTGGGCCTTTTGCTCGGCTGCGATCAAGATTCCCGCCGGAATGTAACTCAACAACCCCCACCGCCGGCCACTGCTGCGCCCGCCGGCTCAACCGATCTTGAGCTTTTCAGAGAGGGGGCGGTTCTGTTTTCCGACCTTTGCACCTCCTGCCATGGATCGGGCGGAAACGGTCGCGGAAGCCGAAGGGGCCCATCGCTCCAGCGTTCGGAATTGACCTATGGCAATTCCCGGGAAGAGATCATCGAGAGTATCCGTAAGGGTCGACCGGGTGGCATGCCCTCTTACGGGCATGTGTTTGACGATCGACAGCTTGAGGCCTTGAGCCGATATATTATCAGTTTGAAACCGTGA